Proteins co-encoded in one Flavobacterium sp. M31R6 genomic window:
- a CDS encoding YegP family protein — MGTFLVSKRKNDEFQFVLKAGNGQVILASEGYASKAACENGIESVRKNSQVDERFDKLEAKNGKLYFNLKASNGQIIGSSEMYESAAARDNGIDSVKKNAPDADVKEDL; from the coding sequence ATGGGAACATTTTTAGTTAGCAAAAGAAAGAATGATGAATTTCAGTTTGTTTTAAAAGCAGGAAATGGACAAGTTATTCTTGCAAGTGAAGGATATGCATCCAAAGCAGCTTGCGAAAACGGAATCGAGTCTGTGAGAAAGAATTCTCAAGTGGATGAAAGATTTGATAAGTTGGAAGCCAAAAATGGAAAGCTTTATTTCAATCTTAAAGCGAGTAACGGTCAAATTATAGGTAGCAGTGAAATGTATGAATCGGCTGCAGCACGTGACAACGGAATTGACTCCGTAAAGAAAAATGCACCCGATGCTGATGTAAAAGAAGATTTGTAA